One window of the Zea mays cultivar B73 chromosome 3, Zm-B73-REFERENCE-NAM-5.0, whole genome shotgun sequence genome contains the following:
- the LOC109944945 gene encoding LOB domain-containing protein 13-like, whose protein sequence is MPTYGMPPPEFALPMPMLAPPPPPPPPSQFPMGFQTPPASVAAPGDGSGQDDTTNSWVNTIFNTQSPAGGGGYSNHPDDGYD, encoded by the exons atgccgacatatgggatgccgcctccggagtttgcactgccaatgccaatgttggcgcctccacctccgcctccgcctccgtcacaattccctatg ggatttcagacaccacccgcttcagttgccgcacctggagatgggtctggtcaggACGACACAACAAATTCGTGGGTGAACACCAttttcaacacgcagagtccagccggaggaggtggctaCTCGAACCATCCAGACGATGGATATGATTGA